The Oryzias latipes chromosome 16, ASM223467v1 genome includes a region encoding these proteins:
- the tapbpl gene encoding tapasin-related protein isoform X2, with amino-acid sequence MEGGALFSRTPATLVLRDVAVGPEEPLEMLSPFVPPSVPDPELFLFEASVTSPDIPNTDRLLHADCNELEVLCEISRYSSKGLQDSSDQTFFMVSITVEELDFSISLILETLPVEKHQSTLMHNKLGLPLSQSGTLLTKAIFVVFSNTKSLSAPLRGNVVLDCGFKQQEVPLAHQVDVEWRLQHRGKGWKVLDLKTTLDDPEGVHADVNVERKDSSMNAGLVVREGNVSLTLPALKVSDEGTYICTVSIGHFHAQQVIQLHIIQPPHISLSEEKLMLKTPQTLKCFSRNYYPLDAQMEWLFVSPTATEPELFKDQGSLTSHRQHSDGTFSLSSHLVVPPAVPPGTKIICRVSHVGLDAPLDVSVLVETPKIDSYWWFLGFLIVTILFFYQVMK; translated from the exons ATGGAAGGTGGTGCCCTCTTCTCTCGGACGCCAGCCACCCTTGTCCTTCGAGATGTTGCCGTGGGCCCTGAGGAGCCTTTGGAAATGCTCTCTCCATTCGTCCCTCCTTCAGTCCCCGATCCGGAGCTCTTTCTGTTCGAGGCTTCAG TGACCTCACCCGACATTCCCAACACAGACCGGTTGCTCCACGCTGATTGCAACGAGCTGGAGGTGTTGTGTGAAATAAGTCGTTACTCTTCTAAGGGGCTGCAGGACAGCTCAGATCAAACTTTTTTCATGGTGTCCATCACAGTGGAGGAGCTGGACTTCAGCATTTCACTCATCCTGGAGACTTTACCAGTGGAAAAGCATCAGTCAACGCTTATGCATAACAAACTGGGTCTACCTCTGAGTCAGTCAGGAACTCTGCTAACCAAAG CTATATTCGTGGTGTTTTCCAACACCAAGTCTTTGTCTGCCCCTCTGAGGGGAAATGTTGTCCTCGACTGTGGCTTCAAGCAGCAAGAAGTACCGTTAGCTCACCAGGTAGATGTGGAATGGCGGCTGCAGCACCGGGGAAAAGGCTGGAAAGTACTCGACTTGAAAACTAcgctggatgatccagaaggcGTCCATGCAGATG TGAATGTGGAGAGGAAAGATTCAAGCATGAATGCTGGGCTGGTTGTCAGAGAGGGGAACGTGTCTCTGACTCTGCCAGCTCTGAAGGTTTCTGATGAGGGGACCTACATCTGCACCGTCAGCATCGGTCACTTCCACGCACAGCAGGTCATTCAGCTCCACATCATTC aaccgCCACATATTTCCCTCTCAGAGGAAAAGTTGATGTTGAAAACACCCCAGACATTAAAGTGCTTCAGCAGAAATTACTATCCACTGGACGCTCAA ATGGAGtggctttttgtttctccaacTGCCACAGAGCCAGAACTCTTCAAAGACCAGGGCTCCCTAACCAGCCATCGGCAGCATAGTGACGGGACTTTTTCCCTGTCGTCTCACCTCGTTGTGCCTCCCGCCGTCCCCCCAGGAACCAAGATCATCTGCAGGGTGTCTCACGTAGGACTGGATGCTCCTCTCGATGTCAGTGTGTTGGTTGAAACTCCTAAGATAG ATTCTTACTGGTGGTTCCTGGGTTTCCTGATCGTCACCATACTTTTTTTCTACCAGGTTATGAAATAA
- the LOC101173249 gene encoding vesicle-associated membrane protein 2, with the protein MSAPDAAPPAAAPGAPGAPGPDGAPAGPPNTSSNRRLQQTQAQVEEVVDIMRVNVDKVLERDQKLSELDDRADALQAGASQFESCAAKLKNKYWWKNCKMMIMMGIIGVIVVGIIFLYFFY; encoded by the exons AT GTCTGCTCCAGATGCTGCCCCGCCAGCTGCAGCTCCAGGTGCTCCAGGAGCACCGGGCCCAGATGGAGCTCCAGCCGGCCCACCCAACACGTCCAGCAACCGCAGGCTACAACAGACACAGGCCCAAGTTGAGGAG GTAGTGGATATCATGCGCGTGAACGTGGACAAGGTTCTGGAAAGAGACCAGAAGCTTTCAGAGCTGGATGACAGAGCAGACGCTCTGCAGGCCGGAGCCTCTCAGTTTGAAAGCTGCGCAGCcaagctaaaaaataaatactggtGGAAGAACTGCAAG atgatgatCATGATGGGAATCATTGGAGTCATTGTGGTTGGAATAATATTCT TGTACTTCTTCTACTGA
- the mrpl51 gene encoding 39S ribosomal protein L51, mitochondrial: MSALRGLLRAGGSLCQSAGTLLHTARTISTGTFCQIRMHSIPQPKEVDRWTEKRTMYGVYDNIGILGDFKAHPRDLIAAPCWLKGFRGNELQRLIRKKKMVGDRMMTLEKHNLEKRIRFLYKRFNRVGKHR, encoded by the exons ATGTCGGCTTTGAGAGGTTTGCTGAGAGCCGGAGGGTCCTTGTGTCAGTCTGCAGGGACTCTGCTGCACACAGCCAGGACCATCTCGACAG gtACATTTTGCCAGATAAGGATGCATTCTATTCCTCAACCAAAAGAGGTTGACAGATGGACTGAGAAGAGGACCATGTATGGAGTTTATGACAACATTGGCATCCTGG GAGACTTTAAAGCTCATCCCAGAGACCTCattgctgccccctgctggctcAAAGGCTTTAGAGGAAATGAACTGCAGCGATTGATTAGAAAAAAGAAGATGGTGGGAGACAGAATGATGACTCTGGAGAAGCACAACTTGGAGAAAAGGATCCGCTTTCTTTACAAACGATTTAACCGCGTGGGGAAACACCGCTGA
- the lag3 gene encoding lymphocyte activation gene 3 protein: MFMKGFIFGMMSFLVTGAQCEVTEVLTEVGSQAVLPCKCSPLQCSTSLIIWSKDKGGTIWRKERSGLQYWGSSFVGKAGARVQCPHAQFDKGNCNLHINTVTESDGGLYTCKVLYGNKFEENQVWLRVVQVSISPSAPVWGDDVSITCRVNPWPTEASVSWMLNNRQYKARNRIFSNGKQSFVKEIVTEKVLGNWTCVIDIKKEWQFTTALFVRGIIKPPKDNTMVYAAVGSAVTLPCVFSAGLSPKTTSWEKVGVGKPIDLNISNRPSFSPWDQSLIINEVELKDQGKYRCAGTINEKRLTRTMQLVVAKIVQATRKGFVMLTCQLTDISQDIEYEWVPAKYNLNGPLSVGQIQKGQTFVMEEKWDEVTCRYYGNQGLLGNVTFHNQVMSAQSKEQSKERSHNTGTIVGLSFLLLILLLVLAQMFKNYQRRKRIFQYPALETIVHTISNEREEKERRTQTKKVTTPQEEFY, from the exons ATGTTTATGAAAGGATTCATTTTCGGGATGATGTCCTTTCTTGTGACAG GAGCTCAGTGTGAGGTAACTGAAGTTCTGACTGAAGTGGGCTCTCAGGCTGTTCTGCCGTGTAAGTGCAGCCCGTTACAGTGCAGTACATCTCTCATCATCTGGAGTAAAGACAAGGGAGG TACGATCTGGAGAAAGGAAAGGAGCGGTTTGCAGTACTGGGGCTCCAGCTTTGTAGGAAAAGCGGGTGCACGTGTGCAGTGCCCGCACGCTCAGTTTGACAAAGGGAATTGCAACCTGCACATCAACACAGTGACAGAGTCCGACGGAGGTCTTTACACTTGCAAGGTGCTTTATGGAAACAAGTTTGAAGAAAACCAAGTCTGGCTCAGAGTTGTTCAAG TGTCCATATCTCCATCCGCTCCTGTGTGGGGAGACGATGTGTCCATCACTTGTCGTGTCAACCCCTGGCCTACAGAAGCTTCTGTGAGCTGGATGTTGAACAACCGTCAGTATAAGGCAAGAAACAGAATCTTCTCCAACGGGAAGCAAAGTTTTGTGAAGGAAATAGTGACAGAGAAGGTACTCGGCAACTGGACTTGTGTCATAGACATCAAGAAAGAATGGCAATTCACCACAGCTCTGTTCGTGAGAG GAATCATTAAGCCGCCCAAAGACAACACCATGGTGTACGCGGCTGTGGGGTCAGCGGTCACTCTACCCTGCGTCTTCTCCGCCGGGTTAAGTCCCAAGACGACATCCTGGGAGAAAGTGGGGGTTGGAAAACCTATTGATCTGAACATCAGCAATCGTCCATCTTTCTCCCCCTGGGATCAGTCCCTCATAATAAATGAAGTTGAGCTCAAAGATCAAGGCAAATACAGATGTGCTGGgaccataaatgaaaaaagactGACTCGCACTATGCAGCTTGTCGTCGCTAAAA TTGTCCAGGCAACGAGAAAAGGCTTTGTGATGCTGACCTGCCAACTCACCGACATCAGCCAGGATATAGAATATGAGTGGGTTCCTGCAAAGTACAACCTCAACGGCCCCCTGTCAGTGGGACAGATTCAAAAGGGACAGACTTTTGTGATGGAAGAAAAGTGGGATGAAGTGACGTGCCGTTACTATGGGAACCAAGGACTTTTGGGGAATGTCACATTTCACAATCAAGTAATGA GCGCTCAGAGTAAAGAACAGTCAAAAGAGCGATCGCACAACACCGGAACCATCGTCGGGCTCAGCTTTCTGCTCCTCATCCTTCTGCTGGTTTTAGCTCAGATGTTCAAAAACTACCAAAGG AGGAAAAGAATATTTCAGTACCCAGCGCTGGAGACAATCGTTCACACCATCTCCAACGAGCGAGAGGAGAAAGAAAGGAGGACCcagacaaaaaaagtcacaacaCCCCAAGAGGAATTTTACTGA
- the tapbpl gene encoding tapasin-related protein isoform X1, with protein MIEIIFFGLFITCVNADGAADVVLSCALVEEGSGLSGMEGGALFSRTPATLVLRDVAVGPEEPLEMLSPFVPPSVPDPELFLFEASVTSPDIPNTDRLLHADCNELEVLCEISRYSSKGLQDSSDQTFFMVSITVEELDFSISLILETLPVEKHQSTLMHNKLGLPLSQSGTLLTKAIFVVFSNTKSLSAPLRGNVVLDCGFKQQEVPLAHQVDVEWRLQHRGKGWKVLDLKTTLDDPEGVHADVNVERKDSSMNAGLVVREGNVSLTLPALKVSDEGTYICTVSIGHFHAQQVIQLHIIQPPHISLSEEKLMLKTPQTLKCFSRNYYPLDAQMEWLFVSPTATEPELFKDQGSLTSHRQHSDGTFSLSSHLVVPPAVPPGTKIICRVSHVGLDAPLDVSVLVETPKIDSYWWFLGFLIVTILFFYQVMK; from the exons ATGATTGAAATCATTTTCTTCGGATTGTTCATTACCTGCGTGAATG CTGACGGAGCTGCAGATGTAGTGCTATCCTGTGCCCTGGTGGAGGAGGGGTCTGGACTCAGTGGAATGGAAGGTGGTGCCCTCTTCTCTCGGACGCCAGCCACCCTTGTCCTTCGAGATGTTGCCGTGGGCCCTGAGGAGCCTTTGGAAATGCTCTCTCCATTCGTCCCTCCTTCAGTCCCCGATCCGGAGCTCTTTCTGTTCGAGGCTTCAG TGACCTCACCCGACATTCCCAACACAGACCGGTTGCTCCACGCTGATTGCAACGAGCTGGAGGTGTTGTGTGAAATAAGTCGTTACTCTTCTAAGGGGCTGCAGGACAGCTCAGATCAAACTTTTTTCATGGTGTCCATCACAGTGGAGGAGCTGGACTTCAGCATTTCACTCATCCTGGAGACTTTACCAGTGGAAAAGCATCAGTCAACGCTTATGCATAACAAACTGGGTCTACCTCTGAGTCAGTCAGGAACTCTGCTAACCAAAG CTATATTCGTGGTGTTTTCCAACACCAAGTCTTTGTCTGCCCCTCTGAGGGGAAATGTTGTCCTCGACTGTGGCTTCAAGCAGCAAGAAGTACCGTTAGCTCACCAGGTAGATGTGGAATGGCGGCTGCAGCACCGGGGAAAAGGCTGGAAAGTACTCGACTTGAAAACTAcgctggatgatccagaaggcGTCCATGCAGATG TGAATGTGGAGAGGAAAGATTCAAGCATGAATGCTGGGCTGGTTGTCAGAGAGGGGAACGTGTCTCTGACTCTGCCAGCTCTGAAGGTTTCTGATGAGGGGACCTACATCTGCACCGTCAGCATCGGTCACTTCCACGCACAGCAGGTCATTCAGCTCCACATCATTC aaccgCCACATATTTCCCTCTCAGAGGAAAAGTTGATGTTGAAAACACCCCAGACATTAAAGTGCTTCAGCAGAAATTACTATCCACTGGACGCTCAA ATGGAGtggctttttgtttctccaacTGCCACAGAGCCAGAACTCTTCAAAGACCAGGGCTCCCTAACCAGCCATCGGCAGCATAGTGACGGGACTTTTTCCCTGTCGTCTCACCTCGTTGTGCCTCCCGCCGTCCCCCCAGGAACCAAGATCATCTGCAGGGTGTCTCACGTAGGACTGGATGCTCCTCTCGATGTCAGTGTGTTGGTTGAAACTCCTAAGATAG ATTCTTACTGGTGGTTCCTGGGTTTCCTGATCGTCACCATACTTTTTTTCTACCAGGTTATGAAATAA